Proteins found in one Planococcus citri chromosome 2, ihPlaCitr1.1, whole genome shotgun sequence genomic segment:
- the RpII215 gene encoding DNA-directed RNA polymerase II subunit RPB1, translating into MADSKAPLRTVKRVQFGILSPDEIRRMSVTEEGIKFAEVMEGGRPKLGGLMDPRQGVVDRTSRCKTCAGNMTECPGHFGHIDLAKPVFHIGFVTKTIKILRCVCFYCSKLLVSPSHPKVKEIVMKTKGQPRKRLAFVYDLCKGKNICEGGDEMDLNRENVDDPNPQQPRKQGHGGCGRYQPIFRRTGLEITAEWKHVNEDSQEKKIPLSAERVHEIFKHIIDEECIILGMDPRYARPDWMIVTVLPVPPLPVRPAVVMFGSARNQDDITHKLSDIIKCNNELVRNEQAGAAAHVIAENIKMLQFHVATLVDNDMPGLPRAMQKSGKPLKSIKARLKGKEGRIRGNLMGKRVDFSARTVITPDPNLRIDQVGVPRSVAQNMTFPEIVTPFNIDNMLQLVKRGNSHYPGAKYIIRDNGERIDLRFHPKPSDLHLQCGYKVERHIRDGDLVIFNRQPTLHKMSMMGHRVKVLPWSTFRMNLSCTSPYNADFDGDEMNLHVPQSMETRAEIENIHITPRQIITPQANRPVMGIVQDTLTAVRKMTKRDVFLEKEQMMNILMHLPSWNGKMPIPCILKPKPLWSGKQIFSLIIPGNVNMIRTHSTHPEEEDAGPNKWISVGDTKVVVEHGELIMGILCKKTLGASAGSLLHICWLELGHEDCGIFYGNIQTVVNYWLLYEGHSIGIGDTIADPQTYQEIQKAIKKAKDDVIEVIAKAHNMELEPTPGNTLRQTFENQVNRILNDARDKTGGSAKKSLTEYNNLKAMVVAGSKGSNINISQVIACVGQQNVEGKRIPFGFRKRTLPHFIKDDYGPESRGFVENSYLAGLTPSEFFFHAMGGREGLIDTAVKTAETGYIQRRLIKAMESVMVHYDGTVRNSVGQLIQLRYGEDGLCGEMVEFQAINTIQLSHRKFEEKYRFDPSNERHLRRVFNEDVVRELMGSGEVIAELEKEWAQLTMDRENLREIFPSGENKVVLPCNLKRMIWNAQKIFHINKRVPTDLNPLKVIQGVKELLDKCVIVAGEDVLSKQANTNATLLFQGLIRSTLCTKLVSEKYRLSSEAFEWLIGEIEHRFHQAQVQPGEMVGALAAQSLGEPATQMTLNTFHFAGVSSKNVTLGVPRLKEIINISKKPKAPSLTVFLTGAAARDAEKAKNVLCRLEHTTLRKVTANTAIYYDPDPENTVIKEDQEFVNVYYEMPDFDPTRISPWLLRIELDRKRMTDKKLTMEAISEKINAGFGEDLNCIFNDDNAEKLILRIRIMNSEDSKLHDGEENLDKMEDDMFLRCIEANMLSDMTLQGIEAISKVYMHLPQTDSKKRIIITESGEFKAIADWLLETDGTSLMKVLSERDVDPVRTFSNDICEIFSVLGIEAVRKSVEKEMNVVLSFYGLYVNYRHLALLCDVMTAKGHLMAITRHGINRQDTGALMRCSFEETVDVLMDAASHAEVDPMRGVSENIIMGQLPRMGTGCFDLLLDAEKCKDALEIPIGPVDAEGALYLGESTPSSSMQATPWSSSGSPGYGVPWSPSASGMTPGGPSFSPASTSDGSGMSPGYGAWSPTPGSPSSPGLYAASPMQGFSPGYSPSSPAYLPASPSMTPTSPNYSPTSPNYSPTSPTYSPTSPQYSPSHGYSASGSPGYSPTSPKYSPTSPSYSPTSPSYSPTSPSYSPTSPSYSPTSLSYSPTSPSYSPTSPSYSPTSPSYSPTSPSYSPTSPSFSPASPSYSPTSPSYSPTSPMYSPTSPSYSPTSPSYSPTSPTYSPTSPSYTPASPSYSPTSPSYSPSSPQYSPASPSYSPSSPNYSPTSPSYSPTSPSFISSPSYPSSPQYSPASPNFSSTSPTYSPSSPSYSPTSPQHISSSRYSPSSPNYSPTSPSYSPTSPQYSPSSPQYSPTSPQYSPTSSSQYSPSSPQYSPSSPQYSPSSPQYSPSSPQYSPSSPQYSPGNDM; encoded by the exons ATGGCTGACTCGAAGGCTCCGCTGCGGACCGTAAAACGGGTCCAATTCGGTATTCTGTCACCCGATGAAATC CGTCGTATGTCAGTCACCGAAGAGGGCATCAAGTTTGCCGAAGTCATGGAAGGAGGGCGTCCAAAATTGGGTGGTTTAATGGATCCTCGTCAAGGTGTCGTGGACCGAACATCGAGATGTAAAACTTGCGCTG GTAATATGACCGAATGCCCTGGTCATTTTGGCCACATCGATTTAGCCAAACCCGTATTCCACATAGGCTTCGTTACGAAAACAATCAAGATATTGCGATGTGTTTGTTTCTATTGTTCTAAATTACTCGTTAGCCCT agTCATCCCAAAGTAAAAGAAATCGTAATGAAAACCAAAGGTCAACCTCGTAAAAGATTAGCGTTCGTTTACGATCTATGTAAAGGTAAAAATATTTGCGAAGGTGGAGATGAAATGGATTTAAATCGGGAAAACGTAGACGACCCGAATCCGCAACaa CCTCGTAAACAAGGACACGGTGGTTGTGGTAGATACCAACCTATATTCAGACGTACCGGATTAGAAATAACAGCCGAATGGAAACACGTTAATGAAGATTCGCAAGAGAAAAAGATCCCTCTGAGTGCCGAACGAGTacacgaaattttcaaacatattaTCGACGAAGAGTGTATTATTTTGGGTATGGATCCGAGATACGCGCGTCCCGATTGGATGATCGTTACCGTACTGCCTGTTCCTCCGTTACCAGTTCGACCTGCTGTTGTTATGTTTGGATCTGCTCGGAATCAG GATGATATAACTCATAAGCTATCCGATATAATTAAATGTAACAATGAACTTGTAAGAAACGAACAAGCCGGTGCTGCTGCTCACGTTATTgccgaaaatatcaaaatgttgcAATTTCACGTCGCCACATTGGTCGATAACGATATGCCTGGGTTGCCTAG AGCTATGCAGAAATCAGGCAAACCGTTGAAATCGATAAAAGCTCGACTCAAGGGTAAAGAAGGGAGAATTCGAGGTAATTTGATGGGTAAACGTGTGGATTTCTCAGCTCGTACTGTAATCACACCTGATCCTAATTTACGTATCGATCAAGTCGGTGTGCCTCGTTCGGTGGCACAGAACATGACATTCCCTGAGATTGTTACGCCGTTTAATATTGATAA TATGTTACAATTGGTGAAACGAGGTAACTCTCATTACCCCGGTGCCAAATACATCATACGAGATAACGGTGAAAGAATTGATCTACGTTTCCATCCAAAACCATCCGATTTGCATTTACAATGCGGCTACAAAGTAGAAAGACATATTCGAGATGGTGATCTAGTCATATTTAATCGTCAGCCTACGTTACATAAAATGAGTATGATGGGTCATCGTGTAAAAGTTCTGCCTTGGTCAACTTTTCGTATGAATCTTAG TTGCACATCTccttataacgctgatttcgaCGGCGATGAGATGAACTTACACGTACCTCAGTCGATGGAGACGCGAGCTGAGATCGAGAATATTCACATAACACCGCGTCAAATCATTACGCCTCAGGCTAATCGACCTGTTATGGGTATTGTACAAGATACTTTGACGGCTGTGCGTAAAATGACGAAACGAGAcgtgtttttggaaaaa GAACAAATGATGAATATTCTGATGCATTTACCGAGCTGGAATGGTAAAATGCCCATACCATGTATTTTGAAACCGAAACCGTTGTGGTCTG gTAAACAGATCTTCTCTTTGATTATTCCCGGAAACGTAAACATGATCAGAACTCACTCGACTCATCCTGAAGAAGAAGATGCCGGACCAAATAAATGGATCTCCGTTGGAGACACCAAAGTAGTCGTCGAACACGGTGAACTAATTATGGGTATTTTGTGTAAGAAAACCCTCGGTGCTTCAGCTGGTTCGTTGTTGCATATTTGTTGGCTGGAATTGGGACACGAAGATTGTGGTATTTTCTACGGTAATATTCAAACCGTGGTCAATTACTGGCTGTTGTACGAAG GTCACTCGATTGGTATTGGTGACACTATTGCTGATCCTCAAACGTATCAAGAGATCCAGAAAGCTATTAAAAAAGCCAAAGACGATGTAATAGAGGTGATTGCCAAAGCCCATAATATGGAATTGGAACCTACGCCTGGTAACACGCTTAGGCAAACTTTCGAAAATCAG GTCAACAGAATTCTGAACGATGCTCGTGACAAAACTGGAGGTTCTGCTAAAAAATCGTTAACCGAGTACAATAATTTAAAGGCTATGGTGGTAGCCGGATCCAAAGGTTCAAATATTAATATTTCTCAG GTTATTGCTTGCGTGGGTCAACAGAACGTTGAAGGTAAACGTATTCCTTTTGGATTCCGTAAACGAACGTTACCTCATTTCATCAAAGATGATTACGGTCCTGAATCTAGAGGATTCGTAGAAAATTCCTATCTGGCCGGTTTGACTCCTTCGGAATTCTTCTTTCACGCTATGGGAGGTCGTGAAGGTCTTATCGATACTGCTGTAAAAACAGCCGAAACTG GATACATCCAACGTCGTTTGATAAAGGCTATGGAGTCTGTTATGGTCCATTACGATGGCACAGTTCGTAACTCGGTCGGCCAACTTATTCAGTTACGTTACGGTGAAGACGGTTTGTGCGGAGAAATGGTAGAGTTCCAGGCCATAAACACCATTCAACTTTCGCACCGGAAATTCGAAGAGAAATATCGATTCGATCCGTCTAACGAAAG GCATTTACGAAGGGTTTTCAACGAAGACGTAGTTCGCGAATTAATGGGCAGTGGTGAAGTTATCGCTGAACTGGAGAAAGAATGGGCTCAGTTGACCATGGATCGTGAAAATCTACGTGAAATTTTCCCCTCCGGCGAGAACAAAGTCGTATTGCCTTGTAATCTCAAACGTATGATATGGAACGCTCAGAAAATCTTCCATATCAATAAACGTGTACCTACCGATTTGAATCCACTGAAAGTTATTCAAG GTGTAAAAGAATTGCTGGATAAATGCGTTATCGTGGCCGGAGAAGATGTGCTTAGCAAGCAAGCCAACACAAACGCTACGCTTTTGTTCCAAGGATTGATAAGATCCACTTTATGTACGAAACTAGTCTCAGAAAAATATCGTCTGTCTTCCGAAGCATTCGAATGGTTAATCGGTGAAATCGAACATAGATTCCATCAAGCTCAG GTACAACCTGGTGAAATGGTGGGAGCATTGGCTGCCCAAAGTTTAGGAGAACCGGCCACGCAGATGACACTGAATACTTTCCATTTTGCTGGTGTGTCTTCGAAGAACGTAACCTTGGGTGTACCCAGATTGAAG GAAATTATCAATATCAGTAAAAAACCAAAGGCTCCGTCATTGACGGTATTCTTGACCGGTGCAGCAGCTCGTGACGCAGAGAAAGCTAAAAACGTATTGTGTCGTCTGGAACATACCACATTAAGAAAG GTTACCGCTAATACGGCCATTTACTACGATCCGGATCCTGAAAACACTGTCATCAAGGAAGATCAAGAGTTCGTTAACGTTTACTACGAAATGCCGGATTTCGATCCGACCAGAATATCGCCTTGGTTGTTGCGTATTGAATTGGATCGTAAACGAATGACAG ATAAAAAATTAACTATGGAAGCGATCTCGGAAAAAATCAACGCTGGATTCGGCGAAGACTTGAATTGTATATTTAACGACGATAACGCCGAGAAGCTTATCTTACGAATACGTATCATGAACAGCGAAGACAGTAAATTACACGATGGCGAAGAGAATCTCGATAAAATGGAAGACGACATGTTTTTGAGATGTATCGAAGCGAATATGTTATCAGACATGACCCTACAA gGTATCGAAGCCATCAGCAAAGTATACATGCATTTACCTCAAACTGATTCCAAGAAACGTATCATTATCACCGAAAGCGGAGAATTCAAAGCTATTGCTGACTGGTTGCTGGAAACTGACGGTACCAGTTTAATGAAGGTGTTGAGTGAACGAGACGTAGACCCTGTCAGAACATTTTCGAACGACATTTGCGAAATATTCTCG GTTTTGGGTATCGAAGCTGTACGTAAATCGGTAGAAAAAGAAATGAACGTCGTGTTGTCGTTTTACGGTCTGTACGTAAACTATCGTCATTTGGCTTTGCTTTGCGACGTAATGACTGCCAAAGGTCACTTGATGGCTATCACACGTCACGGTATCAATAGGCAGGATACTGGTGCTTTGATGAG ATGTTCATTCGAAGAAACGGTCGATGTGTTGATGGATGCTGCATCTCACGCGGAAGTCGATCCGATGAGAGGAGTGTCGGAAAATATCATCATGGGTCAATTACCTCGTATGGGTACTG GTTGTTTCGATTTACTGCTGGATGCTGAAAAATGTAAAGACGCTTTAGAAATACCGATCGGTCCAGTGGATGCGGAAGGAGCTTTGTATTTGGGCGAATCGACACCTTCATCGAGTATGCAAGCAACTCCTTGGTCGAGTTCCGGAAGTCCGGGATATGGCGTGCCTTGGTCACCGA GTGCCAGCGGCATGACCCCAGGTGGCCCGAGTTTCTCACCGGCCAGCACTTCGGACGGTAGCGGAATGTCACCAGGGTACGGAGCCTGGAGTCCTACACCAGGCAGTCCCAGCTCACCTGGATTATACGCAGCTAGCCCGATGCAAGGATTCTCGCCCGGATATTCACCGTCGAGTCCGGCGTATTTGCCAGCGTCTCCCAGCATGACGCCGACCAGTCCGAACTACTCTCCTACGTCGCCGAATTATTCCCCCACGTCTCCTACGTATTCGCCGACATCGCCGCAGTACTCGCCGTCGCACGGATACTCGGCTTCAGGATCGCCAGGATATTCACCTACGTCTCCGAAGTACTCGCCGACGTCTCCGTCGTATTCTCCTACTTCACCTTCTTATTCACCGACGTCTCCTTCGTATTCGCCTACTTCGCCGTCTTATTCGCCGACGTCGTTGTCTTACAGTCCGACGTCGCCTTCGTATTCTCCGACTTCTCCATCGTACAGTCCTACTTCTCCGTCGTACTCGCCGACGTCTCCGTCTTACTCTCCTACGTCGCCATCGTTCTCACCGGCGTCTCCGTCGTATTCTCCGACTTCGCCGTCGTATTCGCCCACCAGTCCGATGTATTCGCCTACGTCTCCGTCGTACTCGCCGACATCTCCATCATATTCACCTACAAGTCCGACGTATTCGCCTACATCGCCATCTTACACACCGGCGAGTCCATCTTATTCGCCGACTTCACCATCGTACTCTCCGTCATCGCCGCAGTACTCTCCGGCCAGTCCTTCTTATTCGCCTTCGTCTCCCAACTACTCTCCGACGTCTCCTTCGTACTCACCTACATCGCCGAGCTTCATCTCGTCTCCGAGTTACCCATCATCACCGCAGTACTCTCCGGCCAGTCCGAATTTCTCATCGACGTCGCCGACATATTCACCATCGTCGCCTTCGTACTCGCCTACGTCGCCTCAGCACATATCCAGCTCGAGGTATTCGCCTTCGTCACCCAACTATTCACCTACCTCACCGTCGTATTCGCCGACTAGCCCGCAATATTCGCCCTCTAGTCCGCAGTATTCGCCGACCAGTCCGCAGTACAGTCCTACCAGCAGTTCGCAGTACTCGCCCTCGAGTCCACAATATTCACCGTCGAGTCCTCAGTACTCGCCATCGAGTCCGCAGTACTCACCTTCGAGTCCGCAATATTCGCCATCTAGCCCGCAATATTCGCCCGGAAATGATATGTGA